In the Ricinus communis isolate WT05 ecotype wild-type chromosome 3, ASM1957865v1, whole genome shotgun sequence genome, ttgtttagtatgatggtttggttttatctGGAGAGCATAAACACCACTATTGAGAGAAAGCGCGTGGAAGGAGCAATCAAGATTATTATCAGTAAATGAATCAAATTACTTGGAAACTTAAAGAACACAATGAATAGATCAAATTACCTGATTCAAGAGCTAAAAGCTcttatactaaattttaaagaacCTCCAAGAACTCCAATCCTAATGAACCCGTGAATCACTGACTTGAAAACCCAAAGAGCAACTTAAAATCAAACCCTAGGATCATCTAATGAGAGtgtaagatgatcaagaattagaacctaaggaaaactaagttcCTTAAACCCTAATTCCAAGTatgccacaaggatagatcaactccttgataagtaagttttgcattcaaataaaaatacaagatACAAGCAATTTTGATATGTTTTAAAGACATCCAAATTCCTAAGagtaatagaattaataagaACATCCCTAACTTATGCCAAAcccatattcaatgttgatgttTTTACCAAGGATCACTTACCTAATTAAGTaaagaaactctaactcccaacaagGCCTTTAAATAACTTCtccttaagaaccttaattataaagaattaaaggttgcttaatataaataaaactttagattaaactaattttgtaaaatatcaagccttcacttgataaattcaccaagttcataaagaacaaaagaagagaattgaCTCTCATATAAACAATATTCGACCaaactttatttataaattcgtactagcttatataggccttagaaactgaattctataataataaggaagcaaataacaataaaactagaaatagaactcctaaactaaaaggataacttaaaacaagactcttaactattaaaagacttctttagaTGAAAAAATACTCAAAAAATTCGTCCAACCCTAGCCCACATATATAAACATGACATTTGGGATTAAGTAAAATGTAATAAGCAGCCAATTCTTGAGTATTAGACTCCAATTagcttgacttgtttattttgagcctattttgacttgttcATGCCTCCATATACTAAATTAAGTTGGTAAGAATATTTTGAGGTCAATTATCTTGATTAAGCCTAATCTCACTTCGACTTTGGACCTTCAACCCAAGCTTTAACTCTTGCTTCATGAACACTCCTAAAGCATCCTTGAACTTGTTCATGTGAGCTTTAGTCATTGATCCATCATATTTGAGTGGCTCATGTACAATtctagttggattaggatttctaGCTAGAGTAGGACTCCTCGTGGGACTAAGATTCCTAGTGGAAGTAGGGTTCCTAGTTGGAGTAGGACTCTTCGTGGGACTAGGACTCCTAATTcaagtaggattcctagtcGGAGTAGAATTCCTTGTGCttgtaggatttgcatcaagAACTCTTACTTAACTAATCTGATCTAATATGAGTTTCTTTATAACCTTAGGAAACTTTAGCATCTAACTAAATAGGATACTAAGAGTTAAACAAAGCCTTCATAAACTTGGACTTtaagaacattaaacaaaTCCCATTTAGCCTTCATAAACTTGGattttaaaaacattaaacaaagtccattctttatgaatttcatttgGACCGAATTTTATTAGACTTTCATTGTTAGCCCACTCTTGCATATAACCATTTAATGACCTTTGAAGCTTCTTGGCCCTTGACCTTATAATTAGACCTTGTGGTACACTAATGATCCTTCCTTAATTCTTTCTTATTGCCTTTGTCATCAAGCCTAACCAAATCAACATCTTTAAGCCTTGGCCGATCTATATCATTCCTTTcttctttaggatgattcatcctcgaatcaaactcatcacctacatcaaaaggacacaaatcagcaacattaaatgTGCCACTCACATTATACTTACCTTGTAAATCAATTTTCTAAGCATTGTCGTTGATCCTCTCAAGTACTTGAAACGGTTCATCACCCCTTAGACTTAGCTTTggctttctttgatttggaaaCCTTTCCTTATGAAAATGCACCAAAACCCTAGTTCCAATCACCAGGTTGGAACACCATTGGCCTTTTTCCTTTGTTAACCCTTTCGGCGACTCTAGTATTTTGCTTCTCAATCCTCTCTTTAACTTATTTATGTAGTCTTTTAACCAAATCTGCCTTAGAAGAAGCATTAACACTAATAAGCTTGTTAAGAGGCAAATGAactatatcaataaaaattaatggattaaaaccataaacaaTTTTAAATGGAGAACAATGTGTAGTCCTATGAACAACCCTACTATATGCAAACTCCACATATGGCAAAAGAGCCTACCAAGATTGAAAATtcctagaaattaaagaatgaAGCAGTTGAATCAAAGTTCTATTAACAACTTCGATTTGTCCATATGTTTATCAATGgcaagtagtagaaaataataatgccTAACTTACCCTATAACACATGCCAAAATTGacttaataatttaacatccCTATCACTTACAATGGTTCTTGGAACTCCATGCAATCGCAAACTTCCCTAAGAAGCAATTCAGCAATGTAAGCAGCATCATCTGTTTTATGGCATGGTAGAAAATGAGCCATCTTATTAAATCGAtccacaaaaataaatatactatgtCGGCCCTTCCTAGTCCTAGGCAATCCATGTACAAAATTCATAGATAAATCTATACAAGGAACATCAAGAATAGGCAAAAGAGTATATAACCTATGGGCTTGCAATTTAGACTTAGCCTTTAAACATACAATGCATCGACCACACACCTTATTCACATCATGTTTCATGCGAGGCGAAAAGAAATGTTCAATCAGTATGTCATAAGTCTTATGCACCCTAAAATGACTTATTAAACAGCCCTCATGTGCCTCTTTAACAAGTATCTCATGCAAAGAACAACTAGAAATGCATAGGCGATTATTTTTGGAAAGATATCCATCAGATACATAGAAATCATTAAAGGCAACCCCATTAGCACAAGTATTAAACAAATTACCAAAGTCATTGTAATTCAAATACAACTCCTTATTAAACCCAAAACCCAGCAATTTAGAATTAAGAGTGTTAAGCAAAGCATACTTTTGGGATAATACATCAGCAACCGCATTCTCTTTACCTTTCTTATACTTGATCATATATAGGAATGTCTCAATAAAATCCATCCACTTTGCATGTCTTCGGTTCAACTTGTCTTGCCTCTTGAGATGCTTCAAACTCTCATGATTTGTATGTATGACAAACTCCTTAGGCTACATGTACTGTTCCCATGTATGCAAAGCACGAACCAAAGCATAGAGTTCTTTATCATATGTTGGGTATCGAAGTGCTGCACCATTtagcttttcactaaaatagcaaATTGGCCTTTGTTCTTGCATCAAAATAGCCCCAACACCAATGCATGTGCATAGGGTCTTTGTTCTTGCATCACATTTAACCTTAAAGGTTTTATCAAAGTTAGGTAAAATCAGTAAAGAAGCATTACACAATCTATCTTATAGCAAATTAAAAGCATTTTCTTGTGCATCACCCTAATTGAATCGAATAttcttcttgaaaatctcATTCAATGGTGCGGCAATGCTACTAAAGTCCCTAGTGAACCTTATATAAAAACTAGCAAGACCATAAAAGCTCCTAACTTGGCTAATGTTAGTAGTTGACGACAATTCCCTAATTGCTTGCATCTTTTCCTCATCAACATCTACACCTTTAGAAGTAACAACAAAACCTAAAAATATGACTCTATCCATGCAGAAACTACACTTCTTTTACAAAACAATTTTTCTCTTCTAAGAACATCTAAGACCCTACGCACAGGCATAACAGGATCATCAAAAGACTTAGAATAGATTAGAATATCATCAGAATATACAACCATAAATTTACCATGAAATTCATGCAATACATGGTTCattaacctcataaaagtgtTAAATGTATTAATAAGCCCAAATGGCATTACAAGCCTCTCATACAGACCATACTTAGTTCTAAATGATGTTTTCAATTCATCCCTAACTTTCATgcgaatttgataatattcaaaatgcaaatcaatcttagtaaagtaacatgcaccatgcaactcatcaagcatatcatctaacctagggataggatgacgatactttactgttattttattaattgcatGGTAGTCTACACATATTCTCCAAGTGCCATCCTTTTTCGGAACCAAAATGACTGGAATAGCATAAGGACTTAAACTCTCTCACATATACCTTTTAGACATCAATTCATCTACTTGCCTTTGAAGCTCCTTTGTCTCCTCTAGATTACTTCTATCAGCTGGACTATTTAGTTTGGTAGCCACTGGAGTGAAGTCTATTTGATGCTCAATCCCTCTGTGAGGTGGTAAACCACTTGGCGTCTCCTCGGGAAAGACATCAATAAATTCCTGTAAAAGGTTCACAAATGCACTCGGCAAGGACAGACCAAGTTTAGTAGTGTTCAAGTAAACATCATTATAAGTAACTATAAACTTATAATGACCAAGTTCCTATCTCACTTTCCCTAGCCAAAAAGCTcgcttttttcttatttttctctctaggCCGAACCTCACTCTCTTTTGTATGTTTAACGctccttaatttttcttccTCAATTTTGCTACTTTCACCCTTGCTCCTTTCTCTCTCCAATTTACATTGGTCATCAGACACTTCTTTTTGGAGAAAGAGGGATCAGTGTGACTTTTCTTCCAAACAAAAGAGTATCTATTAAGGAACCCATCATGGACAACCCTTCTATCAAATTACCATGGCCTACCAAGCAAGATATGGCCAGCATGCGTTGGCACTACATCACATAGCACTTCATCTGAATACCTCCTAATAGTGAAAGTCATAATAACCTGCTTATTCAGTTTTGTCTCACCACAATTGTTTAaccataataatttataaggtTTTGGATGTGGAATCAGATTCAATCCTGATTATtgatataacaaaaataagaactacaaatgatcctttgagctttcaaggaggtctaATGACAAGATCTaagtccaaaaggatgcaaAAAGCTTTATTGGGCTTAAATTaaggatatttggagtgttcaaacacaacaaggcttaGCCCAAGgcttaggattgcaaaaagggacaaaatcatcaatttaatgCAATAAATTTGGGCTGAACTCCAAGGtccaataaaattcatttgaagcctttttattttcatttttattaggttttcttaagttggggtgtgattagttgtcatttggagttacacaatggatgcacatgattagCTGCCATttaggagttacaaaatgagtgacatcaatgtaaaaacaaccacttttaatgagttttaatgaggattaaagggaaaaacatgggaaagctcaaaagacatccatttagggttctttgtcttattttggctataaatatcaaagccgaATTCATTTGTAAGAATCAagtgatgaatgataatctttatttgctctttgtgagtgtttttgcttaagttcttgcatgaactctgaacttatcaaactatttttagtttgcagccttctctaaccaaaatcttgcatttgatttttaacttatcaaatcatacttggtttgtggcgtttggagttgaattcaagtgctagtttcattattGGAACTAGATTTctctaacttcacttgaggagatccttgggttttagaatcatcttgattggagggtgttttcttgcattccatatatatcataagTAAATGGTTATTGGTTTGTATGGTTGCtcagatgatgatttcctatcatttggtattagagcttgcttcaagttgaggttttGTTACGAGTCGTCAACTCGTGAGGACTCGCCACCTTACATTTTGAAAACAATGCTAAGTCACTTAAACTAAATAGGCAAAAAAAGTAATctaaagcaaaaataatatgataaacaAGGGTTAAAAAAAGTGAAGTAATGACTCTAAGTAAACAAAATgaagtaaaatgaaataaaagcaaagaatgtaaaaatgtatattaaatttaaggaAAACAATGTGTTAATCTTACCATGCTAAATTTAAGGGTCTATAGCCTGGCCTTACCACAATTTGATTATGGCGTAGATAGAGGGATAGAGCAGTCCGTATTAATTGCATCACTGATCAAGTAGGGCTTAAGACGATGTCCATTTACCTTAAAGATTTCCCACTTTGCATTGGCAAGATCAACCACATCATGAGGATAAACTTTGATAACTTTAAATGGACCCGACAATCGTGACCTCAACTTTCCTGTAAATATCTTGAGTCTTGAATTAAAAAGGAGAACAAGCTCACCCTCATGAAATTCCTTCTTAAATAAATGCTTATCATGCCACAACTTAGTATGATCTTTATATAACTTCACATTCTTACAAGCATTCATTCTTAACTTATCCAATTCGTTAAGTTGAAGTAACCTCTTCCTACCGGCCttctttaaatcaaaattcaaagtCCTTGTTGTCCAATATGCCTTATGCTCTAATTTAATGGGGAGACGACATGACTTCctataaattaattgataggGAGTAAGGCCAATTGGGGTTTAAAGGTTTTCCTATATGCCCATAAAGCGTCATCAAGCTTTAATGCCCAATCCTTTCATGAAAAAGACACCGTTTTCTCTAGGATCCACTTAATCTCTTTATTGTTGATCTCAACTTGCCCACTTGTTTgtgggtgatagggagtagcAACCTTGTGTGTTACTCCATACTTCTTTAAGAGAGCCTCAATCATATGATTACAAAAATGGGAACCTCCATCACTAATTAATGCCCTAGGAGTACCAAACCtaggaaaaataattttcttaagcaTCTTCTTAACCACTTTAGCATCAATAGTAACGGTTGGCAATGCTTCCACCCATTTTGAAACAAAATCCAACATGACCATAATATACTTGTAGCCTAAACAGCTAGGAAATGGACCCATGAAATCCATACCCCAAACGCTGAAGAGTTCGACTTCAAGGATTCCTTTTAAGGGCATCTCATGTTTCTTAGTAATGTTGCCCATTCTTTAACATCTATCACATGTAAGAACAAATTCTCTAGTATCTTTAAATAAAGCTGGCCACCAAAAACCAGATTGTAGTACCTTAGATGCCATTTTTGTTGCACCGAAGTGTCCTCCAACATCCAAGGAATGACAATGTCTGAAAACATCTTGAGCTTCATCTTGAGGAATGCATCTCCATATTAAACAATCGGCACATCTCTTGTAAAGCAAAGGCTCCTCCcaataatagaatttaatatcatgtagaaatttcttcctttatcGATAATCTAACTCATAAGGAAGAACACCACTCACAAGATAATTTGCAATACCCACATACCATGGAAGTTCCTTTGATACTACACTTAGTAAATGTTCATCATGAAATGTGTCATTAATTGGGACACCATCATCATTCCTCTTTAGTCCGTCTTGATCAATCCTTGATAGGTGATCTGCAACAAGGTTCTCACTATCCTTCTTGTCTCTCACTTCCCAATCAAACTCTTGAAGCATCAAAATCCACCGTAAAAGTCTAGGTTTTACGTCCTTCTTGCTTAGAAGATACTTAAGAGCAGCatgatttgaataaaaaatcacCTTTTGCCCCATAAGATATGCTCTaaacttgtcaattgcatAAATGATAGCAAGCAACTCCTTTCCGTAGTGGTGTAGTTGATCTGAGCATCATCAAGTAATTTGTAGTAAATCACATAAGGCTTACCTTCCTTTTTTTGACCTAAAATAGCCCCAAACACAAAGttactagcatcgcacattaTTTCAAATGGTTGCTCCCAATTAGGTGGTTCTAAGACGGGTGCGGAAACAAGAgcttttttcaaagtttcaaaTGCACCATGGCACGCTTCATGAAACTCAAAAATAACATCTTTAATAAGTAACTTACACAATGGCCTTGCTATCTTCGAGAAGTCTTTGATAAATCTTTGATAGAAACTTGCATGTCCAAGGAAACTTCTTATATCTTTAACACTCTTCGGAGGTGgcaaattttcaattacttCTATCTTTACTTTATCAACTTTAATGCCTCTCTTTGAAACTGAATGACCAAGAACGATTCCCTCTTATGTCATAAAGTGACATTTTTCCCAATTAAAGACTAATCCATGCTCAATACACCTATCAAGAACTTTAGATAGATTGTCTAGACAGTTGAAAAAATTAGTACCATAAACATTGAAGTCGTCCATAAAAACCTCTACACAATTATCGAGTAAATCACTTAATACTGAAAAATGCATCTTTGGAAAGTTGCATGTGCATTACATAAACCAAAAGGCATACgcctaaaagaaaaagtaccATAGGGACATGTAAAGGTGGTTTTAACTTGATCCTTGGGATGAATAGGAATTTGATAGAAACCATTAAGTCCAtccaaataacaaaaataagcaAAGTTGGCTAGTCTCTCAAGGACTTGGTCGATAAAAGGAAATGGCAAATGGTCCTTCCTAGTtgctttatttaattttctatagtCAATACACATATGCCAACCCATGACAGTTCTAGTAGgtattaaatcattaaattcatTCCTAACAACGGTTAAGCCTCCTTTCTTTGGTACAACTTGAACGGGGCTCACCTATTTACTATCACTAATGGAATATATGATTCCATTATCAAGCAACTTAGTTACCTCTTTTCTCACCACTTCTTTGAGAGTGGGGTTTAACCGCTTTTGACCTTCAATAGAAGGCTTAGCGTGGTCctctaaaagaattctatgcaTACAGACATTAGAGCCAATACCCTTTAAATCGTTTACAGAATAACCAATggcatttttataattaagcaaCTCATCACATAAGGCATCAATATTATCACTAAGCAAAGTTGAATTAACAATAAAAGGAAATTTAAAGTTAGAGTCAAGAAATGCATATTTTAGGTTTGACGGTAAGGGCTTGAGGTCCATCTTGACTTCTTCACTTGATGTAGTATCCTTTGGATCATCCTCTCTACTTAAAGGTTCAAATCTTGATGTCCTACGGGAAAGTTGATATGGAGTTACCTCCAAAATCTGCTCATTAGCTTCTTGCATCCTGGATAGCTTCGTAGAATCTTTCCTCAAACACTCATGAATTACTTCTTCAACACATTCGCCAATAACATCAATAGAATCAATTCTACTTACCACTTCTACAGGTGTTGACTTCATAATATTCAGCACATCAAATTCCATACGTTTATTATCCACCTCTAATGTGATCTTTCCTCgctttatattaataattgctCCTGCTGTCATAAAAAATGGTCTTCCAAACAAAATTAGGATCTCAAGGTCTTCCTCCATTTCCAACAAAGTCAGCTGGTATTATAAACTTCCTCACTTTTGTTAGCACATTTTCTAAAATGCCAAGTGGATATGTGACAAATTTTTTCGCCATGGAAAGACACATATTGGTAGGCTTTAGTTCATCCAGATTGAGCCTTTTGTAAATAGAGTAAGGCATAAGACTAACACTAGCACCAATATCACATAAACCTTTATCAAAATGTGTACCTCCTATTGCACAAGTAACTGTAAATGAACCTGGATCCTTAAGCTTTAGTGGAGACTTGGAGTACATAGCTTTGGATTCTTCAACAAGAGATACTAAGCCATAATCTTCAAGCTTGCTTTTATGACTAATAATATCCTTCAAAAATTTACCCCAAGCTGGCATGTCCCTAATAGCATCCACAAATGGAATAGTGATAGTAATTTCCTTGAGATAATCAAGGAATTTACCAAACTGTTTATCCAAGTTACGCCTCATGAACGTTTGAGGAAAAGGAAGAGGTTTAACATCTACTATTGGTTCATCATTCATGGCATCTTCCTTATTACCTTTCTTTGCACACTCATTATCATCTTTACTTCTAACATCCACTTCCTCAATCTCTACCCCATTATCATCATTATTAACCACTCTCTTTCTCTTATTGATATCCTTTTTAATCTCCTTACCACTGTGCAAGGTAATTACTTTACAAGACTCTTTCTGTACATACTCTGGTTGGCTAAGATGCTTTCCTAAAGGTTTAGTGTTGGAGGAAGAGGCTTGTTGGGCAATTTGGGTTTCAAGGACGCGGTTATGAGTAGCGAGCTGCTCAAGTTTAGAGTTTAGCTGCTTAAATCGCTcctcattttgtttttttatggacatttgttGGTTGACAAATTGCTCCATAATATTTTCAAGAGTAGGTTTAGGATGGGCAGGATTAAAGGTTTGTTTCTTTCATGGAAAATCCTGATGGGTATTGAGGTTTGGTATTTAGGTTATATGGAGGGTTTAATTGAGAGGATGGAGTTGACCAAGAGAAACCGGGATGGTTCCTCCATTGAGGGTTATAAGTGTTGGAATTCAGCCCCATTCTTTGGTGAAAACCCCCTTGCATGAAGTTCACATTCTCATTTGTACTTAAATTACATTGAGAATATGAATGTGATCCTCCACAAGACTCACAAACAATATTAGTACTTTctaaagaattaatttgatttctaCTTACCAAATTAGTGAGAGCATCTACCTTTACATTTAGCATTTTAATTGTGTCAAGCTCCAAAACTCCCATTGCTTTTGCCATAGTTGTTTCATCACCTATGTATCCTTGAGATGCAAGTTATTCAAAAAAGGTAATGGCTTCTCTAGCCGTTTTATCCATCCATTTTCCACCGACTGTTGCATTCACGATATATCTATTTTCATTCATCAGCCcattatagaaaatttgagGAATCATCCAATCTGGCAAGCCATGATGTAGACATTGCCTTTGGAGTTCCTTAAATCTCTTCCAAGCTGAATAGATTGTCTCACttccatttttcttg is a window encoding:
- the LOC125369535 gene encoding uncharacterized protein LOC125369535 — translated: MAKAMGVLELDTIKMLNVKVDALTNLLATHNRVLETQIAQQASSSNTKPLGKHLSQPEYVQKESCKVITLHSGKEIKKDINKRKRVVNNDDNGVEIEEVDVRSKDDNECAKKGNKEDAMNDEPIVDVKPLPFPQTFMRRNLDKQFGKFLDYLKEITITIPFVDAIRDMPAWGKFLKDIISHKSKLEDYGLVSLVEESKAMYSKSPLKLKDPGSFTVTCAIGGTHFDKGLCDIGASVSLMPYSIYKRLNLDELKPTNMCLSMAKKFVTYPLGILENVLTKVRKFIIPADFVGNGGRP